In the Panulirus ornatus isolate Po-2019 chromosome 45, ASM3632096v1, whole genome shotgun sequence genome, one interval contains:
- the Cypl gene encoding peptidyl-prolyl cis-trans isomerase-like 1: protein MSIPDKSWQPPYVVLETSMGEVTLELYWKHTPNTCRNFAELARRGYYNGCKFHRIIRDFMIQGGDPTGTGRGGASIYGKHFNDEIHDELKHTGAGILSMANAGPNTNGSQFFITLAPTQWLDGKHTIVGRVSSGMQVVKRMGLAETDNNDRPVDPVKIKRAYVKMH from the exons ATGTCTATCCCAGACAAGTCATGGCAGCCTCCTTATGTTGTATTAGAGACCTC aaTGGGTGAAGTGACATTGGAGCTGTACTGGAAACATACTCCAAATACCTGTCGAAATTTTGCAGAGTTGGCACGCAGAGGTTATTACAATGGCTGTAAATTTCATCGAATTATTAGGGACTTCATGATCCAAG GCGGTGATCCAACAGGTACTGGACGAGGTGGAGCATCAATATATGGGAAACACTTTAATGACGAGATCCATGATGAACTAAAACACACTGGGGCTGGTATACTGTCCATGGCAAACGCTGGACCAAATACCAATGGTTCACAGTTCTTCATCACTCTTGCTCCAACACAGTGGCTTGACGGGAAGCATACCATAGTTG GTCGTGTGTCATCTGGGATGCAGGTGGTAAAGAGAATGGGTCTAGCTGAAACAGACAACAATGATCGGCCAGTAGATCCAGTCAAGATAAAACGTGCGTATGTCAAAATGCATTAA